One genomic region from Haloarcula taiwanensis encodes:
- a CDS encoding MBL fold hydrolase produces MVTALADDSWWYDLTGVNATLVDDGGTLTLVDTGLPWHGNELIAGLSDAGYELRDLDRILLTHFDFDHVGGLAAFDGIDATIYVGERDAPLVTGEQSPPLGNHKGAFQRLVSPFLDAPTNDVVPLADGDTVGSFTVYETPGHTPGHVCYVSESLSLGLLGDLVREDGGRFEPSPWLVSYDTDAVARSISDFADRSPAFEVAVAGHGVPFKKSGSERLDRLAVTL; encoded by the coding sequence ATGGTAACGGCGCTCGCCGACGATAGCTGGTGGTACGATCTCACGGGCGTCAACGCGACGCTCGTTGACGACGGCGGAACGCTCACGCTCGTGGATACGGGGCTGCCCTGGCACGGAAACGAACTCATCGCTGGCCTGAGCGACGCCGGCTACGAGCTCCGGGATCTGGACCGCATTCTCCTGACCCACTTCGATTTCGACCACGTCGGCGGACTGGCGGCCTTCGACGGCATCGACGCGACCATCTACGTCGGCGAACGGGACGCCCCGCTGGTCACCGGCGAGCAATCCCCGCCGCTGGGCAATCACAAGGGCGCGTTCCAGCGGCTCGTCTCGCCGTTTCTGGACGCGCCGACCAACGACGTGGTCCCCCTCGCCGACGGCGACACCGTCGGCAGTTTCACCGTCTACGAGACGCCTGGCCACACGCCGGGCCACGTCTGCTACGTCAGTGAGTCGCTGTCGCTGGGACTGCTGGGTGACCTCGTCCGGGAGGACGGCGGCCGCTTCGAACCCTCGCCGTGGCTGGTGAGCTACGACACCGACGCCGTCGCCCGGAGTATCAGCGACTTCGCGGACCGGTCGCCCGCCTTCGAGGTCGCGGTCGCGGGCCACGGAGTTCCCTTCAAAAAAAGCGGCTCGGAGCGGCTCGACCGGCTGGCGGTGACGCTGTAA
- a CDS encoding glutamate--cysteine ligase, whose translation MSVHESEPIRRSVEVEYWVVDEAGRLVKPGALVDATPGAEREFVEPLLEVKTTPCETATELHEELLDRLGDVLRRADDLGKRLVPLSTPVNADEISELPSDRTRIQNRVVGDDFEYVRHCAGTHIHVEQQPGRAIDQLNALIAVDPALALVSSSPYFRGRRLADSARSKLYRWMAYDSVPHQGWLWSYLEDAEEWDRRLERRYDDFVTAAIDAGIDRRTVAANFDPESAIWTPVQLRDEFGTVEWRSPDAALPSRVLRLADDVASLMDHLRGTKVRIGGATGGVTDEEIVLPEFDAVLDYANDAIRDGVSADVAAYLDRMGFDVDAYDPVSPTFDRAEPVTEGEAREIRLEHADRLQDDVRQAAPVALD comes from the coding sequence GTGTCAGTACACGAATCCGAACCGATACGACGGAGCGTCGAAGTGGAGTACTGGGTCGTCGACGAGGCGGGCCGGCTGGTCAAGCCGGGCGCGCTCGTCGACGCAACTCCGGGGGCAGAGCGGGAGTTCGTCGAGCCGCTGCTTGAAGTCAAGACGACGCCGTGTGAGACAGCCACAGAACTGCACGAGGAACTCCTCGACCGGCTCGGGGACGTGTTGCGGCGGGCCGACGACCTCGGGAAGCGCCTCGTCCCGCTCTCGACCCCGGTCAACGCCGACGAGATATCGGAGCTACCGAGCGACCGGACCCGGATTCAGAACCGCGTCGTCGGCGACGACTTCGAGTACGTGCGCCACTGTGCCGGCACGCACATCCACGTCGAACAGCAGCCGGGGCGGGCCATCGACCAGCTGAACGCGCTCATCGCCGTCGACCCCGCGCTGGCGCTCGTCTCGTCGTCGCCGTACTTCCGCGGCCGGCGGCTGGCCGACAGCGCCCGCTCGAAACTGTACCGCTGGATGGCGTACGACTCGGTGCCACACCAGGGGTGGCTGTGGTCGTACCTCGAAGACGCCGAGGAGTGGGACCGCCGGCTCGAACGGCGCTACGACGACTTCGTGACCGCGGCCATCGACGCCGGTATCGACCGTCGGACCGTCGCGGCCAACTTCGACCCCGAGAGCGCCATCTGGACGCCGGTCCAGCTCCGGGACGAGTTCGGCACCGTCGAGTGGCGGTCGCCGGACGCCGCGCTCCCGAGCCGGGTCCTGCGGCTGGCCGACGACGTGGCGTCCCTGATGGACCACCTCAGGGGCACCAAGGTGCGAATCGGCGGGGCGACGGGCGGGGTGACCGACGAAGAAATCGTGCTTCCGGAGTTCGACGCCGTCCTCGACTACGCCAACGACGCTATCCGGGACGGGGTCAGCGCCGACGTGGCGGCGTACCTCGACCGGATGGGCTTCGACGTGGACGCTTACGACCCGGTCTCGCCGACCTTCGACAGGGCGGAACCGGTCACGGAAGGCGAGGCCCGCGAGATTCGCCTGGAACACGCCGACCGGCTCCAGGACGACGTCCGACAGGCCGCGCCGGTCGCACTCGACTGA
- a CDS encoding aldehyde oxidoreductase: MDNIQVQGTSVPALGLGTWQLTGQSCRETVETALEMGYRHIDTAQAYGNERQVGLGIEAAAVDREDVFLTTKLDGSNRDERSVRRSTRESLNKLGTDYLDLLLIHWPNTPWMAPLSETLGAMNDLVEEGLVRHIGVSNFSPSLLDEARDISTAPILTDQVQYHPYWDQRKLLDYCRIHDVLLTAYSPLARGGVLDDPALVQIGNRYGKSPAQVALRWLLQQDGVAAIPKASSRDHLEANLAVFDFELTDAERERIRDPSKVKTGMQFVRSQLPL, from the coding sequence ATGGACAACATTCAGGTCCAGGGAACGTCGGTCCCCGCACTCGGCCTCGGGACGTGGCAGCTCACCGGCCAGTCCTGCCGTGAAACCGTCGAAACGGCTCTGGAGATGGGCTATCGCCACATCGACACCGCACAGGCGTATGGCAACGAGCGGCAGGTCGGACTGGGGATAGAGGCCGCCGCGGTCGACCGCGAAGACGTGTTTCTGACGACGAAGCTCGACGGGTCCAACCGCGACGAGCGAAGCGTCCGCCGGTCGACGCGGGAGAGCCTGAACAAACTCGGGACAGACTACCTCGATCTCCTGCTCATCCACTGGCCGAACACCCCGTGGATGGCCCCGCTGTCGGAGACGCTCGGCGCGATGAACGACCTCGTCGAGGAGGGGCTGGTCCGCCACATCGGCGTCAGCAACTTCTCGCCGTCGCTGCTTGACGAGGCCCGAGACATCTCCACGGCCCCCATCCTGACCGACCAGGTGCAGTACCACCCCTACTGGGACCAGCGCAAGCTGCTCGACTACTGCCGCATCCACGACGTGCTCCTGACCGCCTACAGCCCGCTGGCCCGCGGCGGCGTCCTCGACGACCCCGCGCTCGTTCAGATAGGGAACCGCTACGGCAAGTCCCCGGCACAGGTCGCGCTCCGGTGGCTCCTCCAGCAGGACGGCGTGGCCGCAATTCCAAAGGCATCCAGCCGCGACCATCTCGAAGCGAACCTCGCGGTGTTCGATTTCGAACTCACCGACGCGGAGAGAGAGCGGATTCGGGACCCGTCGAAGGTCAAGACCGGTATGCAGTTCGTCCGGTCGCAGTTGCCGCTCTGA